A single Candidatus Caccoplasma merdavium DNA region contains:
- a CDS encoding glycoside hydrolase family 88 protein codes for MRKMTILAFALFASSALMAAPAKKLSAKDAALAMADRIVASTTYQFKNTETGETYTTVKKQNPAAPIKVGCKYNDWHYTNGVLHIAMLELADKLGDKRYEEYVLKNMNFVFNEGNLGFFRKKFDKALSEKGWMAVRKISWHMIFRGKRLDDNGPMGASLIDLQKHLPRPDKAFQAYIDETADHLNYAEPRLIDGTIARLWPHENTVWADDLFMAVSFLCRMGEATGNMKYFDDAANQVLQYHKYLWCPEKQIYYHCYHTDTDEHGVAHWSRANGWMLMAQADLLSRLPENHPQREALLENFRRQVSGVCRYQGANGLWHQLLDKTDSYDEVTGTAMFTFAIARGVKQGWIHKDFIYVAEQGLKGILSKMSDEGDLEAICVGTGIMPSLTYYYNRPTQKNDPMGEGPVLRALVEMMDAPKYTEIKAEQQYDRIVVDKN; via the coding sequence ATGAGAAAAATGACCATTTTGGCTTTCGCCCTCTTTGCCTCGTCGGCTCTCATGGCAGCTCCTGCCAAGAAGCTCTCGGCCAAAGATGCCGCCCTTGCCATGGCCGACCGTATTGTGGCCAGCACCACCTACCAGTTTAAAAATACCGAGACGGGCGAGACCTACACTACGGTAAAAAAACAAAATCCTGCCGCACCCATCAAGGTGGGCTGCAAATACAACGATTGGCATTACACCAATGGCGTACTGCATATCGCAATGCTCGAACTCGCCGACAAACTCGGTGACAAGCGTTATGAAGAGTATGTGCTCAAAAACATGAATTTTGTCTTCAACGAAGGAAACCTCGGATTTTTCAGGAAAAAATTCGACAAGGCTCTTTCGGAGAAAGGCTGGATGGCCGTCCGCAAAATCAGTTGGCACATGATTTTCAGAGGCAAGCGTCTCGACGATAACGGTCCGATGGGAGCTTCGCTCATCGATTTGCAGAAACATCTGCCACGTCCCGACAAGGCTTTCCAAGCCTATATCGACGAGACGGCCGACCACCTCAACTATGCCGAGCCCCGTCTTATCGACGGTACCATTGCACGTCTTTGGCCCCACGAAAACACCGTTTGGGCCGATGACCTCTTCATGGCCGTGTCGTTCCTTTGCCGCATGGGCGAAGCAACCGGCAACATGAAGTATTTCGATGATGCCGCCAATCAGGTATTGCAATATCACAAATACTTGTGGTGTCCCGAGAAGCAGATTTATTACCACTGCTATCACACCGATACCGACGAGCATGGCGTGGCCCACTGGTCGCGCGCCAATGGCTGGATGCTCATGGCCCAGGCCGATTTGCTGTCGCGACTCCCCGAGAATCACCCTCAGCGGGAGGCTCTCTTGGAGAACTTCCGCCGTCAGGTGAGTGGCGTATGTCGTTATCAGGGCGCCAACGGGTTGTGGCACCAACTGCTCGACAAGACCGATTCTTATGACGAAGTCACCGGTACGGCCATGTTCACCTTTGCCATTGCCCGTGGCGTGAAGCAAGGCTGGATACACAAGGATTTCATCTATGTGGCCGAGCAGGGACTCAAAGGTATTCTCTCAAAGATGTCGGACGAGGGCGACCTCGAAGCCATCTGCGTAGGTACCGGTATCATGCCCTCCCTTACCTATTATTACAATCGTCCCACTCAAAAGAACGATCCGATGGGAGAGGGACCGGTGTTGCGTGCGTTGGTCGAAATGATGGACGCCCCCAAATACACCGAGATAAAAGCCGAACAGCAGTACGACCGTATTGTAGTCGATAAAAACTAA
- a CDS encoding glycoside hydrolase family 28 protein, which produces MKKNLFLLCALLAPALISAQLSSKDAWKQAAKLEKSIEKTSFPDRTFNITDFGAKPDTPEAPCHDAINLAIITCNQAGGGTVVVPAGTFYTGPITLKSNVNFHLEEGAVLKFDTNPELYMPAVLTRWEGVDCYNMHPLIYAYGETNLAITGKGVIDGQGSMETWWPMCGAKKYGWKEGMIGQNCGGRAKLLAWGESGEPIYKRQMTVQDGMRPQLVNLYRCNRVLVEGVTMQNSPFWTLHPLFCNNLIVRGVHFVNRGPNGDGCDPESCNGVIIENCIFDTGDDCIAIKSGRNRDGRAWGVPSQNIIVRNCKMYDGHGGVVIGSEISGGYKNLYVENCEMDSPNLDRVIRIKTSNCRGGVIENVFVRNIKVGVCREAVLRINLQYENREICDRSFPPTVRNVLCENITCEGSNLGVYYVGLEGSDNVYNIQVDNCEFNNVKKGASNPEDGIYIKGGVKDVRFNNLKINGQTIKSPTL; this is translated from the coding sequence ATGAAAAAAAACTTGTTCCTACTGTGCGCTCTCTTGGCTCCGGCTTTGATTTCGGCGCAGCTCTCTTCGAAAGACGCGTGGAAACAGGCTGCCAAACTCGAAAAGTCGATTGAGAAAACTTCCTTCCCCGACCGTACTTTCAACATCACCGATTTCGGTGCAAAACCCGATACTCCCGAGGCTCCATGCCACGACGCCATCAACCTGGCCATCATCACCTGTAACCAGGCCGGCGGTGGTACCGTGGTTGTTCCTGCCGGGACTTTCTACACCGGCCCCATTACGCTCAAAAGTAATGTCAACTTCCATCTCGAAGAAGGTGCCGTCCTGAAATTCGACACCAACCCCGAACTTTACATGCCTGCCGTCCTTACCCGCTGGGAAGGTGTCGATTGCTACAACATGCACCCCCTTATCTATGCTTACGGCGAGACCAACTTGGCCATTACCGGTAAAGGCGTCATCGACGGACAAGGTTCCATGGAGACTTGGTGGCCCATGTGCGGTGCCAAGAAATATGGCTGGAAAGAGGGCATGATAGGTCAGAATTGCGGCGGTCGTGCCAAATTGCTTGCTTGGGGTGAGTCGGGTGAACCCATCTACAAACGTCAGATGACCGTTCAGGACGGAATGCGTCCCCAACTCGTGAACCTCTACCGTTGCAACCGCGTGCTGGTCGAGGGCGTGACGATGCAAAACTCACCTTTCTGGACCCTGCACCCCCTCTTCTGCAACAACCTTATCGTTCGCGGCGTGCATTTTGTCAATCGCGGTCCCAACGGTGACGGTTGCGACCCCGAGTCTTGCAACGGCGTGATTATCGAAAACTGCATCTTCGACACGGGCGACGACTGCATCGCTATCAAGAGCGGACGCAACCGTGACGGTCGTGCGTGGGGCGTTCCCAGCCAGAACATCATCGTGCGCAACTGCAAGATGTATGACGGTCACGGTGGCGTTGTCATCGGTAGCGAAATTTCTGGCGGTTACAAGAACCTCTATGTAGAGAATTGTGAAATGGACAGCCCCAACCTCGACCGCGTTATCCGCATCAAGACCAGTAATTGCCGCGGTGGTGTCATCGAGAATGTCTTTGTTCGCAACATCAAGGTCGGCGTGTGCCGCGAAGCCGTCCTGCGCATCAATCTTCAATATGAGAACCGCGAGATTTGCGACCGCAGTTTCCCGCCCACGGTGCGCAACGTCCTCTGTGAGAACATCACCTGCGAAGGCAGTAACCTCGGTGTTTACTATGTGGGTCTTGAAGGCTCTGATAATGTCTACAACATTCAAGTCGACAACTGCGAGTTCAACAACGTGAAGAAAGGCGCCTCCAATCCCGAAGATGGAATCTACATAAAGGGAGGTGTGAAAGATGTGCGTTTCAACAATCTGAAAATTAATGGTCAGACGATAAAATCGCCGACCCTTTAA